A genomic segment from Bacillus methanolicus MGA3 encodes:
- a CDS encoding CD3337/EF1877 family mobilome membrane protein — protein MKKLVRLLLLSIALLWVFQLPASAESLQDNLVPQDSDQKSVGEVELKYNEYPQHHYKLDTYVDTSGDWMPWNWADGAGKQIYIALMEIINSIWNVNVLLANFTMKIVQEVFELDFISNLVVQIGQAVQNIAGFGPGGFMSNGLWPLLVTFVIGIVGAWATYVGMVKRETSRAWSGLLSSIIIFVFALGFFSNASTILKGINDWSSNLQSDILAVFASIVNPGASYTQEEGIATIRNQMFDLMVKKPYLLMQYGTTKVDEGRVNTILSVDPILDAKKRQEEAQKEVEEEDNSMMSIDGISQRAGFVPLLFLANTIIGVFLLIISGTIILYQMIFLVLVLFAPVPLLMALVPRWQQTAFDWAMKVLHAQLMKIAIALLLTILFGISAILYRATDTDDLGYLGMMILQIICFVGIWAKRKELFSMVATAVNNVQSSTGATLQGYKQKYNEAKNTIRKARNVINQTSGKGRVRNQPLAQRQVGQSNIGVRDKDQLAERQQQLKATKDGLKSSVSGTMLADRRNKEFQEGQDMYKNRSGIENAATADREQLMDRQVDKAAIGKKLNVPQSILDVAREKAVDSKNDNVMNIEELRRKRGNLAEFALTDRTNIQDAQREAAPSVERTEMRDVKLSDRTQSVRNINLMNQHSHEDRINNVTETNRNVQENMTERESVSRNVTKRTEHVSNINNVSREQINETINQESENITNRERGNRTER, from the coding sequence ATGAAAAAGCTAGTACGATTATTGTTGTTGTCAATTGCATTGCTTTGGGTTTTCCAACTACCGGCTTCAGCTGAAAGCCTTCAAGATAATTTAGTACCTCAAGATAGTGATCAAAAATCAGTCGGAGAGGTCGAGCTGAAATACAATGAATATCCGCAGCATCATTATAAGCTTGATACTTATGTAGATACATCAGGTGATTGGATGCCGTGGAATTGGGCGGACGGAGCAGGAAAACAAATCTATATTGCCTTAATGGAGATTATCAATTCTATTTGGAATGTCAATGTTCTGTTAGCGAATTTCACGATGAAGATTGTTCAAGAAGTATTCGAACTGGATTTTATTTCCAATTTAGTAGTTCAAATCGGTCAAGCGGTTCAGAATATTGCCGGTTTCGGACCAGGCGGCTTCATGTCGAATGGATTATGGCCGTTGCTTGTAACGTTTGTAATTGGAATCGTAGGAGCGTGGGCTACTTATGTTGGAATGGTAAAACGTGAAACTAGCCGTGCATGGAGTGGTTTACTTTCTTCAATCATTATTTTTGTATTTGCGCTTGGTTTCTTTTCAAATGCTTCAACCATTCTGAAAGGAATTAATGATTGGTCAAGTAATCTTCAGAGCGATATTTTAGCCGTTTTTGCGAGTATCGTTAACCCAGGAGCTTCTTATACGCAAGAAGAAGGGATCGCTACGATCCGTAATCAGATGTTTGATTTGATGGTGAAAAAACCTTATCTACTTATGCAATATGGGACGACAAAAGTTGATGAAGGACGTGTTAATACTATCCTTTCAGTCGACCCCATATTAGATGCTAAAAAAAGACAAGAAGAAGCTCAAAAAGAGGTTGAAGAAGAAGACAATTCAATGATGTCCATTGATGGAATTTCTCAGCGCGCTGGTTTTGTGCCATTGCTTTTCTTAGCCAATACCATTATCGGGGTTTTCCTTTTAATCATTTCAGGAACGATTATTCTTTATCAGATGATTTTCCTTGTCTTAGTGCTATTCGCACCGGTTCCGTTGCTCATGGCATTGGTTCCAAGATGGCAACAGACCGCGTTTGATTGGGCTATGAAGGTATTACATGCGCAGCTTATGAAAATTGCGATTGCTTTATTGCTAACGATTTTGTTCGGTATCTCCGCAATCTTATACCGTGCAACTGATACTGATGATTTAGGGTATCTTGGTATGATGATTCTTCAGATTATTTGTTTTGTAGGTATTTGGGCAAAACGAAAAGAACTATTTAGCATGGTAGCAACGGCAGTTAATAATGTCCAAAGCAGTACAGGAGCAACCTTGCAAGGCTATAAGCAGAAATATAATGAAGCTAAAAATACGATTCGTAAAGCTAGAAATGTGATTAATCAAACCAGCGGTAAAGGGCGGGTTCGCAATCAGCCCTTAGCGCAACGTCAGGTAGGACAGAGCAACATAGGTGTCCGTGATAAAGATCAGTTAGCAGAAAGACAACAACAGCTGAAAGCAACAAAAGACGGTCTCAAGAGTTCTGTTAGTGGTACCATGCTGGCAGATCGTAGAAATAAAGAATTTCAAGAAGGTCAAGATATGTACAAAAATCGTTCAGGTATTGAAAATGCAGCGACAGCTGACCGTGAACAGCTAATGGATCGTCAGGTAGATAAAGCTGCTATAGGAAAAAAACTAAACGTACCTCAAAGCATTTTGGATGTTGCGCGTGAAAAAGCTGTAGATTCTAAGAATGATAATGTAATGAATATCGAAGAGTTGCGTCGCAAACGAGGAAATCTTGCTGAATTTGCTTTAACAGATCGAACAAATATACAGGATGCACAACGTGAAGCAGCTCCTTCAGTTGAGCGAACTGAAATGCGTGATGTAAAGCTTTCAGATCGTACCCAAAGCGTACGTAACATTAATTTGATGAACCAGCATAGCCACGAAGACCGAATTAATAACGTAACCGAAACCAATCGTAATGTTCAGGAAAACATGACGGAAAGAGAAAGTGTTTCAAGAAATGTTACAAAAAGAACCGAGCATGTGAGCAATATCAATAACGTAAGTCGTGAACAAATCAATGAAACTATTAACCAAGAGAGTGAAAACATCACAAATAGAGAGAGAGGGAATAGAACAGAGCGTTAG
- a CDS encoding bifunctional lytic transglycosylase/C40 family peptidase: protein MSQTNDPNGYETEGSSALKNTANEVGKAVAKKAVKSAATKAASSSSSTIGLTVILAIVAVVLVFAIIAIAVFIIIASGGEEERPEDNGYWGGEISEIGTNEIPAQFIPYYKAAEQKYGVPWNLIAAEHRVETRFSTIDPMISPVGAEGHLQFMPCTWVGWKHPSCGGLGKGNIPTSQKTNPAVIAKYGGYGVDANGDGKADPWDIEDAIYSVAKYLASNGAAEGRFRDAVFAYNHADWYVEEVLDFADRYVKGYVAIKVGNSSKANTGTAVVDVGNKWIGNSVYVFGGGRNQSDIARGRFDCSSFVHWAFAQVGIDLGPLSSTSTETLKHLGKPVPPSEIQPGDLVFFDTYKKDGHVGIYVGDGKFIGAQTSTGVAIADMSKGYWKEKFNGRVKRI, encoded by the coding sequence ATGTCCCAAACTAATGATCCTAACGGCTATGAAACAGAAGGCAGCTCGGCTTTAAAGAACACCGCTAATGAAGTTGGAAAAGCTGTTGCTAAAAAAGCTGTGAAATCCGCAGCTACAAAAGCAGCTTCGTCCAGTAGTTCTACTATTGGACTTACAGTTATTTTAGCCATTGTCGCTGTTGTTTTGGTTTTTGCAATTATCGCAATTGCAGTTTTCATTATTATTGCTTCAGGTGGTGAAGAAGAAAGACCGGAAGATAATGGCTATTGGGGTGGTGAAATATCGGAAATAGGAACCAATGAAATTCCTGCTCAGTTCATCCCATACTATAAAGCTGCTGAACAAAAATATGGTGTACCGTGGAATCTTATTGCTGCGGAGCATCGGGTAGAAACACGTTTTTCTACGATTGACCCTATGATTTCCCCGGTTGGTGCAGAAGGTCATTTGCAGTTTATGCCTTGTACATGGGTTGGTTGGAAACATCCTTCCTGCGGAGGATTAGGAAAAGGAAATATTCCTACTTCCCAAAAAACGAATCCAGCTGTTATTGCGAAGTATGGCGGCTATGGTGTTGATGCAAACGGTGATGGAAAAGCTGATCCGTGGGATATAGAAGACGCCATTTATTCTGTAGCAAAATATCTTGCTTCAAATGGCGCAGCTGAAGGACGTTTCAGAGATGCAGTTTTCGCGTATAATCATGCAGATTGGTACGTCGAAGAAGTTCTAGATTTTGCTGATCGGTACGTGAAAGGCTATGTCGCTATTAAAGTCGGCAATAGCAGTAAAGCGAATACTGGTACAGCAGTTGTTGATGTAGGAAACAAATGGATCGGAAATTCTGTCTATGTTTTTGGTGGAGGACGAAATCAGAGTGATATAGCAAGAGGACGTTTTGATTGTTCATCTTTTGTGCATTGGGCGTTTGCTCAAGTTGGCATCGATCTAGGTCCGTTAAGTTCAACTAGCACAGAAACGCTCAAGCATTTAGGAAAGCCGGTTCCGCCTAGTGAAATACAGCCGGGTGATCTTGTGTTCTTTGACACTTATAAAAAAGATGGACATGTCGGCATTTATGTCGGTGATGGAAAATTCATTGGAGCGCAAACAAGCACAGGTGTAGCGATTGCGGACATGTCGAAAGGCTACTGGAAAGAAAAATTTAATGGTCGCGTGAAGCGAATTTAA